The proteins below are encoded in one region of Pseudophryne corroboree isolate aPseCor3 chromosome 8, aPseCor3.hap2, whole genome shotgun sequence:
- the LOC134948726 gene encoding putative nuclease HARBI1: MSQGQFSKVLRRVCQAFIKRVKQFIAMPLDVGALDVVKRQFAEGGSRFPHVIGVVDGTHVAIQPPRHNEEIYRNRKLFHSLNVMVVCGPSLQILSLNAKFTGSSHDAYVIRQSGIWQRLRSSQRPDMWLLGDRGYPCTPWLMTPYRNPRPGPQMAFNSALTATRQLVERTIGVLKGRFRVLHRTGGDIMYSPEMASKIVVLCAILHNIAVRSSVELPQAEELPDEEPGVVPRFGGGSVTRRGSQVRARIVAEHFS, from the exons atgtcgcagggccagttcagtaaggtcctgcgacgtgtctgccaggctttcatcaagcgtgttaagcaatttattgctatgcctttggatgttggtgccctagatgtggtgaagcggcaatttgcggaaggtggtagtcgctttccacatgttattggggttgtggatggcacacatgttgctattcagccaccaagacataatgaagaaatttatagaaacaggaaactgtttcattctctgaatgtaatggttgtttgtgggccatccctccagatcctttccctgaacgcaaagtttacagggagttcccatgatgcgtatgtcattagacaatcagggatatggcagagattaagatcaagtcaacgaccagacatgtggttattgg gagaccgtggatatccttgcaccccctggctcatgactccttaccgtaatcccaggccaggaccacagatggcatttaactccgcgcttactgccactaggcagctggtggagcgcacaattggtgtcctgaaagggcgctttcgtgtgctccaccgcacgggtggcgacatcatgtattcgccggagatggcaagtaaaatagtggtcctgtgcgcaatactccataatatcgcggtaaggagtagtgttgagcttcctcaggcagaggaattgcctgatgaggagccaggggttgtgccacgcttcggtggggggagtgtgacacggagggggagccaagtgagggcaagaatcgtagcagaacatttcag ctga